The Gemmatimonadota bacterium nucleotide sequence CGCTCGAGATCCGCGCCGAGCGCGAGGCCGCGCTTGCGACCGCGGCGACGCTCGACTCGCTGGACGGCGTGCCCAGGCTGGGCCTCTCGGCGCTGGAGTGGGTAGCCGATCGACTGCCCCGAGATGCTTTCCTGACCGGAGCGACGCTGTCGGGTGACACACTCACCCTGAGCGGCGAGGGCGCGGATCTCGTCGGGCTCCGCGCCGCGTTGATCGCGGGCGAGTGCCGCGCCGAGTTGCTGGAAGAGGGACCCAAAAGCGCCGGATCGGATCGCACGGCCTTTCGGCTTGTGCTGATGATCCGCCCGTGCGTCGCCGGGGGTGAGACGTGATTCGCGCTCGTGACCATCGCGCGCTCGTCATCGGGGCGTGGCTGATCGGTCCGGTCCTGGCGTACGCTGGAGCGGCCCGCCCGTACGTGAACGGGGTCGCGGAGCTTCGGGACGCCATCGAGGCCGAGGCCGCGCTGCTGGGCCGGGAGCGCGCTCTGGTGGACGCCGAGGCCATTGGCGTTGCCGTTCCGCCTCGCCTGGATTCCATCCTGAACTACCACGCCGCGCGGATGTTCGTGACGTCGGGGCCGGCACCCTCGGGCCAGGAGATCGCGAGCGCCTCCGACTTCGCCCGCTTCACCGCGGCCGTGGAGGGCGTGTTGGTGCACGATCTCCGGTTCGAGGAGGGGGAGTCCCTGGAGTCCGCGGTCGCGCCGATCGACGTGCTGATATCGGGCGAGACCGACGTGCACGGACTCGAGAAGACGATGGAGAAGCTCGAACGCGGGGTGAAGTTGATCCACGTGCGCCAGCTATCCGTCTCTCCGCGCGACCGGCAGGATCCCGCCGCCGGCGAGCCCCTGGACGTCCGTATCCTGCTGCGCGGCTACCGGCCGGCCGGGCGAGTGGCCGAGGACGAACGGTGACCTCGTCGGGTCGCCCCTTCACGTCCGGCTGGGTCCCGCGACCGGAGCGGGTCCTTCGCCGGCTGCGGCCGGTGGATCCGTTCTGGTGCGCGCGTCTTTCGGATGCCCTCGCGTGGACGATCGGCGTGGCGGGCGCGGGGGCGGTCTTGCTGTCTACCGTCATGGCTGTCCGGCCGCCAGCCGTGGCTGCGGTCGCGCCAGCGGCGAGCCAGACAGCCAATGCTCTTGCCCCGCCCCGTCCAACGGCACCGCGATCCCCGGGGAGCCTGGCGGCGGACAACCCCTTCCACCCCGAGCGGCGCCCGCCGTTGGTGCGGTACGGGCTTGCGTCGCACACCGCGCCGGAGCCAGACGCCCCGGTAGAAACAGCTCCACCAGTCGCCGTTCGACTCGTAGGAACCGGAGTCGTGCCGGGAGGGCGCTCCTTCGCCGTCTTGGCGCGCGATGGGGTGTCGCCGCGCCTAGTACGGGAGGGCGAGGCGTGGGGTAACCTGCGCCTCGTGCGGGTCGAGGGTGATGGCGTGGTCGTCCGCACCGAGGCCGGAACGGTGTCCTTGCAGCTACGCGCGGGTGACCGATGAGGGCCACACCCGATCTGCTCCCATCTAGCCCGTGGTGCGCGCTCGCCGTCGCGGCGGCGATGCTTGGACCGATCGATCTCGCACCCCTTGTCGCTCAGGAACCGGCGCAGGTCACCGCGACTGCGGACGGAGTCACGCTCGACTTCCGCGACGCCGATCTTCGCTCGGTGGTAGCGGCGCTGGCCGAGGCCGGCGGCCTCAACGTCGTGTACGGCGACCTTCCGGCGCGGGTTGTCACGCTGCGGACCAACGCTCCCGTGCCCCGCGCCGACATGCTCGAGCTGCTGAGGACCTTTGCCGACGCAAACGGCCTGGAAGTGATAGAGCAGGGCGGCCTGCTTCGGATCCAGCCGAGCGCCGCACTGGCTGGGGCGCAGGTCCAGCCGCCGGACGGCGGCCCTGTAGCCGGGGGCGGCGCGGTGCGCCTCTGGGTGTACCGACTCCGCCACGCGAAGGCCGCCGAGCTGGCGCAGACGATCGGCGCGCTCTTCGGTCAGGGCGCGGCGGTGGGAGCGTCGGCGCAGGATCTCGCGGGCGCATCGTCCGACCGGACTCGGCGAATCCCGCCCTTCACGGACGAGCAGCCGGTAGAGATGCCTCAGCCGCAGCCAGCCGCGACCACGTTGGCGCTGTCGGGCACGCTGGAGCAGCCGATCCAGATCGTCCCCCATCCGCAAACCAATTCCCTCCTGGTGCGCGCGTCCGAGGCGGACTGGGAGGTCGTCAGGTCGGCGGTCGAAGCGCTCGACCTGCGCCCGCTACAGGTACTGATCGAGGTGTTGATCGCCGAGGTTCGACGTTCGAGCCTGGAGGACCTCGGCCTGTCCATCTTCTCCCCCGACGCGACCGACAGCGAGTCCGGCCTGACGATCGGCGGGGAGCTGTTCGGCAGCACCAATGGAGACCTGGAGCTGCGCGTCGGCGGGATCGGGGGCGTCAACGCCGACGCGCTGATTTCCGCGCTGTCCACCAAGTCGGACGTTACGATCCTCAGCCGCCCCGTGGTGTTCGTCCAGAACAACGAGCTGGCGCGCATCCTCGTCGGCTCGGAGCGCCCGTTCATCCAGGTGCTGCGCGCCCTGCCCACCGAGAACGCTGTGCGCGACCAGGTGATCCAGTACCGCGACGTGGGCACCGCGCTCACGATTCGCCCGACCATCAACCCGGACGGCTACGTGTCGATGGAGGTGATTCAGGAGGTGAGCACCGCAACCGCGGAGACGCAGTTCGGCGCCCCGGTGATCAGCACGCGCCAGGCGGAGACGCAGCTCATGGTGCGCGACGGCCAGACCATCGTGATCGGCGGCCTGATCGACCAGCAGTCGGAAACGTCGCGGTCCGGCATCCCCCTGCTCAAGGACATCCCAGTGCTGGGCTACCTGTTCGGGTCCACCAGGCACGCAACCGTGAACACCGAGCTCTTCCTGTTCATCACGCCTCACGTGGTCGCTTCGGACGACGACGTGGACCGGATCCGCAGCGACCTGGAGGGCACCACCCGACACCTCAAGGAGCGCCTCCCCGACCCTCGTAGCGCCATCGCTCCCACCGACCCCTTCGCGCCGCTGCCCCCGGGTTCAATGCCGGACCCGGAGCCCCTCGGCGGGCGGTGAGCGAGCTCGGCGCCGTCGGGCGCCTCAATTCAGACCTGACCGAAGAGTTCCTGTTGGAGCACGGACTGATCCCTCTGGCGATCGGTCCTGAGGCCGCCACGATCGGCGCGTGGGGACGGAGAGCGGACCGGCACGCATTGGACCAATTGAGCCTGCTCCTTCGCCGCCCGCTGCGCATCACGCCCATAAGCGAAGACGAGGGCACCGCAGCCGTGCGGCGAGCCTACGGACAAGCAGCCACGACGGCCGACGCGCTGATCGACTCCCTCTCCGCGGAGGTCGCCCGGCCCGACGACGAAGCCGCGATCGACGATCTGGTCAGTCAGGCGCACGAGGCGCCGGTGATCCGGCTCGTCAACATGTTGTTGGCCGAGGCCGTCGAGGCGCGCGCGTCGGACGTCCACATCGAGCAGTCGAGGGCGGGCGTAGCCGTGCGGTACCGCGTCGACGGCGTGCTGCTCGACGCCCCGTCGCCACCGGCCGGGATGGCGGCGGCCATCGTAAGCCGCCTGAAGATCATGGCGGAGCTGGATATCGCCGAGCGAAGACTCCCGCAGGACGGGCGGATTCGACTCGCGGTGTCAGGTCGGCAACTCGACGTACGCGTGAGCATGCTGCCGTCTCTCCATGGCGAGAGCGTGGTTCTGCGGCTGCTGGGCTCCGCATCGGCGCGCCTGAGCATCGACGAGCTGGGCATGCCAGCCGAGCTTCAGGCGCGGTTCCTATCGGCAGCCTCAAGATCCCACGGTATCGTGCTTGTCACCGGCCCAACCGGTTCGGGAAAGACCACGACCCTCTACGCCGCGCTCGATCACATCCGCTCGGGGACGGAGAAGGTCCTCACGGTCGAAGACCCGGTGGAGTACGAGCTGCCCGGCGCCGTGCAGGTTTCCATTAAGCCGGGCATCGGCCTGACCTTCGCGTCCGCGCTGCGCGCCCTGCTGCGCCAGGACCCCGACGTAATGCTGGTGGGAGAGATCCGCGACCTGGAGACCGCCCAGATCGCGATCCACGCCGCGCTGACCGGCCACTTGGTGCTGTCCACGCTGCATACCAACGACGCGGCCGGCGCGCTCACGCGGCTGGTCGATCTGGGTGTCGAGCCGTACCTGGTCGCGAGCACTGTCCAAGCCGTGCTGGCCCAACGTCTAGTCCGACTCACCTGCGCGGAGTGCGGACGCTGGACCGCGCCGAGCGACTCAGAGGCGAGCTGGGCCGAGGCAACCGGGACGCGCCTCGACAGGGTCAGACGCGGCGCTGGCTGCTCAGAATGCCGTGGCACCGGATTCCGGGGCCGAACCGGCACATACGAACTGCTCTCCATGTCCGATGACGCGCGCGCGCAGTTCGGTCGCGGCAGGTCCGCGATGGACATCCGTGACCAAGCCGTCAGAGCCGGGATGCGAATGCTGGCTGATGCGGCGGTAGAGTTCGTTAAGAAAGGCTTCACTACACCTCACGAAATCGCGCGCGTGAGCGGATAGAAACCGCACGGAACCCGCCCCGCGTACGCTATGTCGAGTTGTTGGTACGATCGGTACCGATTTTGGTACGATCGGTCCTCCCTTCG carries:
- a CDS encoding GspE/PulE family protein, whose protein sequence is MSELGAVGRLNSDLTEEFLLEHGLIPLAIGPEAATIGAWGRRADRHALDQLSLLLRRPLRITPISEDEGTAAVRRAYGQAATTADALIDSLSAEVARPDDEAAIDDLVSQAHEAPVIRLVNMLLAEAVEARASDVHIEQSRAGVAVRYRVDGVLLDAPSPPAGMAAAIVSRLKIMAELDIAERRLPQDGRIRLAVSGRQLDVRVSMLPSLHGESVVLRLLGSASARLSIDELGMPAELQARFLSAASRSHGIVLVTGPTGSGKTTTLYAALDHIRSGTEKVLTVEDPVEYELPGAVQVSIKPGIGLTFASALRALLRQDPDVMLVGEIRDLETAQIAIHAALTGHLVLSTLHTNDAAGALTRLVDLGVEPYLVASTVQAVLAQRLVRLTCAECGRWTAPSDSEASWAEATGTRLDRVRRGAGCSECRGTGFRGRTGTYELLSMSDDARAQFGRGRSAMDIRDQAVRAGMRMLADAAVEFVKKGFTTPHEIARVSG
- a CDS encoding secretin N-terminal domain-containing protein, coding for MLGPIDLAPLVAQEPAQVTATADGVTLDFRDADLRSVVAALAEAGGLNVVYGDLPARVVTLRTNAPVPRADMLELLRTFADANGLEVIEQGGLLRIQPSAALAGAQVQPPDGGPVAGGGAVRLWVYRLRHAKAAELAQTIGALFGQGAAVGASAQDLAGASSDRTRRIPPFTDEQPVEMPQPQPAATTLALSGTLEQPIQIVPHPQTNSLLVRASEADWEVVRSAVEALDLRPLQVLIEVLIAEVRRSSLEDLGLSIFSPDATDSESGLTIGGELFGSTNGDLELRVGGIGGVNADALISALSTKSDVTILSRPVVFVQNNELARILVGSERPFIQVLRALPTENAVRDQVIQYRDVGTALTIRPTINPDGYVSMEVIQEVSTATAETQFGAPVISTRQAETQLMVRDGQTIVIGGLIDQQSETSRSGIPLLKDIPVLGYLFGSTRHATVNTELFLFITPHVVASDDDVDRIRSDLEGTTRHLKERLPDPRSAIAPTDPFAPLPPGSMPDPEPLGGR